In Gossypium hirsutum isolate 1008001.06 chromosome D06, Gossypium_hirsutum_v2.1, whole genome shotgun sequence, one genomic interval encodes:
- the LOC107901061 gene encoding thiol protease aleurain isoform X2 → MSLIKLIEFFIFGFLRTCIHLSFSPISLFVLARLQILVVELANNSSNRKTKKKNLIMARLTLVSSIILLLCSVAAGSTFEDSNPIQMVSDGLSGFESSVLRVIGHTRHALSFARFAYKHGKRYENVEEMKLRFQIFKGNLDLIRSTNKKGLPYTLAVNQFADWSWEEFQKHRLGAAQNCSATTKGNHQLTDVVLPDSKDWRRVGIVSPVKDQGSCGSCWTFSTTGALEAAYHQAFGKGISLSEQQLVDCAGAFNNFGCNGGLPSQAFEYIKYNGGLDTEESYPYTATNGLCKFSSENVGVKVLDSVNITLGAEDELKHAVAMVRPVSVAFEVVTSFRFYKSGVYTSKTCGSTPMDVNHAVLAVGYGVENGVPYWLIKNSWGAEWGDNGYFKMEMGKNMCGVATCASYPIVA, encoded by the exons ATGTCCCTtataaaattaatagaattttttatatttggttttcTCAGAACATGCATTCATCTCTCATTTTCTCCCATATCTCTCTTTGTCCTTGCTAGATTGCAAATTTTGGTTGTAGAGCTTGCG AACAATAGCAGCAACcggaaaacaaagaagaaaaacttAATCATGGCTCGGTTGACGTTGGTGTCCTCCATCATCCTTCTGCTATGCTCCGTCGCCGCCGGATCAACTTTCGAGGACTCCAACCCCATCCAGATGGTATCCGATGGCCTCAGCGGCTTCGAATCCTCCGTTCTTCGTGTCATCGGTCACACTCGTCATGCTCTCTCCTTCGCCCGTTTTGCATACAA GCATGGGAAGAGGTATGAAAACGTGGAGGAGATGAAGCTACGGTTTCAGATTTTCAAAGGCAACTTGGATTTAATCAGATCCACTAACAAGAAGGGACTGCCTTACACTCTTGCTGTCAATC AGTTTGCTGATTGGAGCTGGGAAGAGTTCCAGAAACACAGATTGGGGGCTGCTCAAAACTGCTCTGCTACCACAAAGGGCAATCACCAGCTCACTGATGTCGTCCTTCCTGATTCG AAAGACTGGAGGCGAGTGGGCATAGTTAGCCCAGTCAAAGATCAAGGCTCTTGTGGATCTTGCTGGACATTCAG TACCACTGGAGCTCTTGAGGCAGCTTACCATCAGGCATTTGGGAAAGGGATCTCCCTATCTGAGCAGCAGCTTGTGGACTGTGCTGGAGCTTTTAACAACTTCGGTTGCAACGGGGGGTTGCCATCCCAAGCCTTTGAGTACATCAAATATAACGGCGGCCTCGATACGGAGGAGTCATACCCTTACACTGCAACAAATGGTCTATGCAAATTCTCTTCTGAAAATGTTGGTGTTAAAGTCCTTGACTCTGTCAACATTACCTTG GGTGCTGAAGATGAATTAAAGCATGCAGTTGCCATGGTCCGGCCTGTTAGTGTGGCATTTGAAGTTGTCACTAGTTTCCGTTTTTACAAAAGTGGGGTTTATACCAGTAAAACATGTGGCAGCACACCCATG GATGTGAACCACGCTGTTCTTGCAGTTGGGTATGGAGTCGAAAATGGCGTTCCATATTGGCTCATTAAGAACTCATGGGGTGCAGAATGGGGTGACAATGGCTACTTCAAGATGGAGATGGGCAAAAACATGTGCG GTGTGGCAACTTGTGCATCATACCCAATTGTTGCTTGA
- the LOC107901061 gene encoding thiol protease aleurain isoform X1, whose protein sequence is MARLTLVSSIILLLCSVAAGSTFEDSNPIQMVSDGLSGFESSVLRVIGHTRHALSFARFAYKHGKRYENVEEMKLRFQIFKGNLDLIRSTNKKGLPYTLAVNQFADWSWEEFQKHRLGAAQNCSATTKGNHQLTDVVLPDSKDWRRVGIVSPVKDQGSCGSCWTFSTTGALEAAYHQAFGKGISLSEQQLVDCAGAFNNFGCNGGLPSQAFEYIKYNGGLDTEESYPYTATNGLCKFSSENVGVKVLDSVNITLGAEDELKHAVAMVRPVSVAFEVVTSFRFYKSGVYTSKTCGSTPMDVNHAVLAVGYGVENGVPYWLIKNSWGAEWGDNGYFKMEMGKNMCGVATCASYPIVA, encoded by the exons ATGGCTCGGTTGACGTTGGTGTCCTCCATCATCCTTCTGCTATGCTCCGTCGCCGCCGGATCAACTTTCGAGGACTCCAACCCCATCCAGATGGTATCCGATGGCCTCAGCGGCTTCGAATCCTCCGTTCTTCGTGTCATCGGTCACACTCGTCATGCTCTCTCCTTCGCCCGTTTTGCATACAA GCATGGGAAGAGGTATGAAAACGTGGAGGAGATGAAGCTACGGTTTCAGATTTTCAAAGGCAACTTGGATTTAATCAGATCCACTAACAAGAAGGGACTGCCTTACACTCTTGCTGTCAATC AGTTTGCTGATTGGAGCTGGGAAGAGTTCCAGAAACACAGATTGGGGGCTGCTCAAAACTGCTCTGCTACCACAAAGGGCAATCACCAGCTCACTGATGTCGTCCTTCCTGATTCG AAAGACTGGAGGCGAGTGGGCATAGTTAGCCCAGTCAAAGATCAAGGCTCTTGTGGATCTTGCTGGACATTCAG TACCACTGGAGCTCTTGAGGCAGCTTACCATCAGGCATTTGGGAAAGGGATCTCCCTATCTGAGCAGCAGCTTGTGGACTGTGCTGGAGCTTTTAACAACTTCGGTTGCAACGGGGGGTTGCCATCCCAAGCCTTTGAGTACATCAAATATAACGGCGGCCTCGATACGGAGGAGTCATACCCTTACACTGCAACAAATGGTCTATGCAAATTCTCTTCTGAAAATGTTGGTGTTAAAGTCCTTGACTCTGTCAACATTACCTTG GGTGCTGAAGATGAATTAAAGCATGCAGTTGCCATGGTCCGGCCTGTTAGTGTGGCATTTGAAGTTGTCACTAGTTTCCGTTTTTACAAAAGTGGGGTTTATACCAGTAAAACATGTGGCAGCACACCCATG GATGTGAACCACGCTGTTCTTGCAGTTGGGTATGGAGTCGAAAATGGCGTTCCATATTGGCTCATTAAGAACTCATGGGGTGCAGAATGGGGTGACAATGGCTACTTCAAGATGGAGATGGGCAAAAACATGTGCG GTGTGGCAACTTGTGCATCATACCCAATTGTTGCTTGA